The window CAGCCTCTAAGGTGGACGGGTGACTGACTCCACCGCCCGCCTCGCCGGTCCCGTCCGCGTCGTCGGCGCGGGGCTGCTCGGCGCCTCCGTCGGACTCGGGCTGCGCGCCCGGGGTGTTGACGTGCTGCTCGCCGACGCCTCGCCCGCCCACCTGCGGCTGGCGGCGGACTACGGCGCGGGCCGAATCGACGACGGGGGAGTGGAGCCCGCCCTGATCGTCGTCGCGGTCCCGCCCGACCTCACCGGCCGGGTGATCGCGGAGGAGCTGGCGAAGCATCCCGAGGCGATCGTCACGGATGTGGCCAGCGTGAAGGTCGCGCCGCTCGCCGAGCTGGAGGCGTCCGGCCTCGACCTCGCGCGCTACGTCGGCGGCCACCCGCTCGCCGGACGCGAGCGCGGCGGCCCCTCGGCCGGCCGCGCCGACCTGTTCATCGGCCGGCCGTGGGTCGTGGCTGCGCGCCCCGAGAACCCGCGTTCGGCGGTGAGCCTCGTGGAGGCGCTCATCCTCGACCTCGGCGCGACCCCCATCGAGATGGATGCGGACCAGCACGACGCCGCCGTCGCGCTCGTCTCGCACGCGCCCCAGATCGTCTCGTCGCTCATGGCGAAGCGGCTGGCCGACTCGCCGGACGCCGCCCTCGCGCTCGCCGGTCAGGGCGTCCGCGACGTCACCCGCATCGCCGCGAGCGAGCCCGAGCTGTGGGTGCAGATCCTCGGCGCCAACGCGCCCGCGATCGTCGAGATCCTGCGCGCCTACCGCGACGACCTCGACCGCGTGCTCGTCGCCCTCGGCGACGTCGACGCCTCCGGGGCGCGGCGGACGATCGCCGAGGAGATCGCCGGCGGCAACATCGGCGTCTCGCGCCTGCCGGGCAAGCACGGCCAGGACCGGAGATATTCGCGCTTCGTCGTGATGGTGGAGGACCGGCCCGGTGAGCTCGCGCGGCTGCTGCACGAGCTCGGCGAGCTCGGCGTGAACATGGAGGACCTGCGGCTGGAGCACTCGCCCGGCGCACCGTTCGGCCTCGCCGACATCGCGGTGCTGCCCGAGGTGGCGCACCGCACGGTCTCCGACCTGACCGAACGAGGATGGAGGATCACCGGATGACCGACACGATCGTCGTCGCCGTCGACGGACCGGCCGGGAGCGGCAAGTCGAGCGTGAGCAAGGCGGCCGCCGGCCGTCTCGGCTGGGCGTACCTCGACACCGGCGCGGCGTACCGCGCCCTCAGCTGGTACGTCGTGGAGCGCGGGATCGACGCGACCGACGCCGCCGCGGTGATCGACGCCCTTCCCGACTTCGACTACCGGATCGGTACCGACCCGGCGAGTTATCACGTGTTCGTGGGCGACCACGACGTCACGGAGGCCATCCGTACGCCCGAGGTGACGTCGGTGGTGAGCGCTATCGCGCGCGTCCCCGAGGTGCGGACGTTCCTGACGGAGCTTTTCCGGGACATCATCCGTGGCACCGATCGCGACGGCATAGTGGTGGAGGGGCGCGACATCACGACCGTGGTCTGCCCGGATGCGCCCGTGCGCATCCTGCTCACCGCCGACGAAGCCGTTAGAATGGCCAGGCGTTCCGCGGAGCTGGCCGACCATTCCGCCGCCCACGTCGGCGAGGCACTGCGGAGGCGCGACGCGGCCGATGCCCGCGTCGTCGACTTCATGAACGCCGCGGACGGTGTGACCACCGTCGACTCCACCGACCTCGACTTCGACCAGACCGTCCACGCGGTCATCCAGGTCGTACAGAAAGCAGCCCATGTCTGACATCGAAAACGAGCCCGTCGGCGACGACGACCTCGTCGCCCGGCTCTCCACGCTCGACGAGGACCTCGCGGTCCAGCGCGCGAACGCGCTCCGCAGCGGCCTCGAGGAGTACGAGCTCGACGAGAGCGACCTCGACCTGCTCGACATCGCCGGCGAGGACGTCGAGGGCATCACCTACCTGCCCGCGCTTCCCGTCCTGGCGATCGTCGGACGCCCGAACGTCGGCAAGTCTGCGCTCGTCAACCGCATCCTGGGCCGCCGCGAGGCCGTCGTGGAGGACACGCCCGGCGTGACCCGCGACCGCGTCTCGTACCAGGCGGAATGGAACGGCCGCCGGTTCACGATCGTCGACACCGGCGGCTGGGAGCCCGACGCGCGCGGCATCGACGCCAGCGTGGCCGCGCAGGCCGAGGTCGCGATCGACCTCGCCGACGCCGTGCTGTTCGTGGTGGATGCGACGGTCGGCGCGACCGCCACCGACGAGCGCGTGGTCCGCCTGCTCCGCAAGACCGACAAGCCGGTCTTCCTCGCCGCCAACAAAGTGGACGACGCCCGCCAGGAGCCGTTCGCGACCGAGCTGTGGTCGCTCGGACTCGGCGAGCCGCATCCGGTGTCGGCACTGCACGGCCGTGGCGTGGCCGACCTGCTGGACGAGGTGCTGAAGGTGCTCCCCGAGGAGTCCGCCTTCGCCAAGCGCGAGATCGGCGGCCCGCGCCGCGTCGCGATCATCGGGCGCCCCAACGTCGGCAAGTCGTCCCTGCTCAACAAGACCGCGGGGGAGGAGCGCGTCGTCGTCAACGACCTCGCCGGCACCACGCGCGACCCGGTGGACGAGCAGGTCGAGCTGGGCGGGCGGGTCTGGCGCTTCGTCGACACTGCGGGCATCCGCCGTCGCGTGCATCTGCAGCAGGGCGCCGACTTCTACGCCTCGCTCCGCACCTCCACCGCGCTGGAGAAGGCCGAGGTGGCCGTCGTCGTCCTCGACGTCAGCGAGCCGATCAGCGAGCAGGACGTGCGCATCATCGACCTGGTCCTCGAATCCGGTCGCGCCCTGGTGCTCGCGTTCAACAAGTGGGACCTCCTCGACGACGAGCGCCGCCGCTACCTGGAGCGCGAGATCGAGCAGGACCTCGCGCACGTCTCGTGGGCGCCGCGCGTCAACATCTCGGCCCGCACCGGCCGGCACCTGGAGAAGCTGGTTCCCGCGCTGGAGCTGGCGCTCGAGTCGTGGGACACGCGCATCCCGACCGGCAAGTTCAACGCGTTCCTCGCCGAGCTGACCGCGGCGCACCCGCACCCGGTCCGCGGCGGCAAGCAGCCGCGCATCCTGTTCGGGACGCAGGCGTCGAGCCGTCCGCCGACATTCGTGGTGTTCACGACCGGGTTCCTCGACCCGGGCTACCGGCGGTACATCATCCGCCGGCTGCGCGAGGTGTACGGCTTCGAGGGCACGCCCATCGTGCTCAACATGCGGGTGCGCGAGAAGCGCAAGCGCTGACCGGCGTGGCGCCGGCACCCCCGCTCAGCGCTGGCGGGCGACGTCGAGGATGGGGGCGAACGCGTCCGGCGGGTGGATGACCACCACGGTCGTCGTGCCCTCGGGGAACAGCCGCGCCACGTCGGCCGGGTCGGCGCGGTCGTCGAGGGTCACATCCACCGTCTCCTGCCAGCGCCCGTCGGTCAGCCGCTGCACCGTCGCCTCCCAGGTGATGCCGGGCGTCGCGCGGGCCTGCAGCCGGAGGTGGATGCCCACGGCGCGCTGCCGCGCCAGCAGCGACAGCAGTCCCCGGTAGACCGCGGTCCGTCCCGCGACGATCAGCCACGGGTCGAGTTCGCGCACGAGCAGGTCGGCGTTCCACAGGATCGTCGTGGCGAACCCGCTGCGCGACTGGTACACATCCACGGCCACCACACCGGGCAGGCGCCGGACCGTGCGCTTGAGCGTGCCGCGGGTGATGCCCTCCTCGACCGTGCTGTGCAGGTAGAGCGGCACCGACGGCCGCGGCGGCAGCCCGCCCGCACGCGCCGTGGCGTGGTCGTGGATGCGCTGCGCTCCCGTGAAGAACGCCGCGGCCACGTCCGCCAGGAGCGCGCGCACCCGCTCGTCGGGCGGATCCGCCTCGACGGCGGCCGCCGTGTCCGCGTAGGCCGTCGACTGGTGCAGCTCGCCGATCCGGAACCCGTGCGACAGCGGCGGGCGTCCCTTCACGGTCAGGAACGGCGCGCCCGCGGCCTCCCTGAG is drawn from Leifsonia shinshuensis and contains these coding sequences:
- a CDS encoding prephenate dehydrogenase, producing the protein MTDSTARLAGPVRVVGAGLLGASVGLGLRARGVDVLLADASPAHLRLAADYGAGRIDDGGVEPALIVVAVPPDLTGRVIAEELAKHPEAIVTDVASVKVAPLAELEASGLDLARYVGGHPLAGRERGGPSAGRADLFIGRPWVVAARPENPRSAVSLVEALILDLGATPIEMDADQHDAAVALVSHAPQIVSSLMAKRLADSPDAALALAGQGVRDVTRIAASEPELWVQILGANAPAIVEILRAYRDDLDRVLVALGDVDASGARRTIAEEIAGGNIGVSRLPGKHGQDRRYSRFVVMVEDRPGELARLLHELGELGVNMEDLRLEHSPGAPFGLADIAVLPEVAHRTVSDLTERGWRITG
- the cmk gene encoding (d)CMP kinase, which encodes MTDTIVVAVDGPAGSGKSSVSKAAAGRLGWAYLDTGAAYRALSWYVVERGIDATDAAAVIDALPDFDYRIGTDPASYHVFVGDHDVTEAIRTPEVTSVVSAIARVPEVRTFLTELFRDIIRGTDRDGIVVEGRDITTVVCPDAPVRILLTADEAVRMARRSAELADHSAAHVGEALRRRDAADARVVDFMNAADGVTTVDSTDLDFDQTVHAVIQVVQKAAHV
- the der gene encoding ribosome biogenesis GTPase Der, with product MSDIENEPVGDDDLVARLSTLDEDLAVQRANALRSGLEEYELDESDLDLLDIAGEDVEGITYLPALPVLAIVGRPNVGKSALVNRILGRREAVVEDTPGVTRDRVSYQAEWNGRRFTIVDTGGWEPDARGIDASVAAQAEVAIDLADAVLFVVDATVGATATDERVVRLLRKTDKPVFLAANKVDDARQEPFATELWSLGLGEPHPVSALHGRGVADLLDEVLKVLPEESAFAKREIGGPRRVAIIGRPNVGKSSLLNKTAGEERVVVNDLAGTTRDPVDEQVELGGRVWRFVDTAGIRRRVHLQQGADFYASLRTSTALEKAEVAVVVLDVSEPISEQDVRIIDLVLESGRALVLAFNKWDLLDDERRRYLEREIEQDLAHVSWAPRVNISARTGRHLEKLVPALELALESWDTRIPTGKFNAFLAELTAAHPHPVRGGKQPRILFGTQASSRPPTFVVFTTGFLDPGYRRYIIRRLREVYGFEGTPIVLNMRVREKRKR